The Polaribacter sp. KT25b genome contains the following window.
TCATCTGCATCAGCATAATTTGGAGAACCATCTAAATCTGTATCATCATTTCTTGGATCACCATCTCCGTCTGGATCTTCAAAAAATGATGCAACACCATCGTTATCGTGATCTGTATCTTTTATAAAATCGTATAACTCTATTTTAAACATTAAGCACTCACTACCTAAAATACTAGTAGTTCCAGATGGCCCATAAGCTAAACCAGAAGGAAGAAACAAAATTCCCTTCCCACCATTTTCATAAGTAATAGGGCCATTATCTGTGATATTATCTCCACCTTTAAATTTTGGAATTCCATAAGTCCAACCTCTAATTACACTATTTAGCGTAAGCCAAAGACCATTATTTTTATCAAAAGAAGCACTAATACTATCTGTATTAACAATTCTTTTTCCTTCATATTTAACTAAAACAGAATCCATTACTGTAGGATAACCTTTTTCTACAGTTGGACTACCTACTCTATTGGTGTAATAATAAAAAGTATAATCTATCTCATTATCTACAACATCATACTGCTCTAAATTTTCATCTTCAATAAGAGCAGTTTTACCTGAAACTAATAATTTTACTTCATCTTCAGTTACATCATAATAATGATTACTTAAAAACTTCACTAAAGTATCACTGTCTATCAAAGCCTGTCCTTCATAATCAAAATTATCTACATAGACTGAAGAAGACTCATCACAAGCATACACAATAGTTGCCAAAATTATTAATGCTAAAATGTTTTTTATTTTTGTCATTTATCCTTAAAATTTGTGGGCGCAATTTACCATTTTTATACCTTTGTAAAAAGACAAACGTTATTTTTTAACTTTTTTTATGAGAATTGATAAATATTTATGGTGCATTCGAGTTTTTAAGACAAGAAGCATAGCAACAGCAGCTTGTAAAAAAGGACAAGTTAAGATCGAAAATAAGAGTATAAAACCCTCTAAAGAAGTATTTGGTAACGAATTGATTTTAGTAAGAAAAAATCAAATAAATTATCAAATAAAAGTTTTAGATTTACCAGAAAGTAGAGTTGGTGCAAAAATAGTTGATCTTTATAAAAAAGATGTAACTCCGAAAGAAGAATTTGAGAAAACAGAACTCTTAAAATACTCTAAGGATTATTACCGTAAAAAAGGCACGGGAAGACCTACTAAAAAAGATAGAAGAGATATTGAAGGATATCAAGAAGATACTGAAGAAAACTTATGACAACAGAAAAAAATATTATTTTAAATACTTTAAAAGTTAATCAGAAAATTAAAAGAATTGCTTATCAAATCTATGAAAGTAATAGTAATGAAAAAGAAGTTATTATTGCTGGTATAGTTGGTAATGGATATCTTTTTGCTGAAAAGCTAGTAGAAATTCTTAAAGAAATTTCCTCTTTAAAAGTAACAATTTGCTTAGTAAAAATTAATAAAAAAAAGCCTTTAGCTCCAATTACTACAACATTAACTGTTGCTGATTATAAAAATAAATCTTTAGTTTTAGTAGATGATGTTTTAAACTCTGGTACAACTTTAATCTATGGTGTAAAACACTTTTTAGAAGTTCCTTTAAAAAGGTTTAAAACGGCAGTATTAGTTAACAGAAATCATAAAAAATACCCTGTAAAAGCAGATTTTAAAGGTGTTTCTTTATCAACTTCTATTAAAGAACATGTTCATATCGATTTTACAGATAAAGAAATAAATGTGTATTTAATTTAAAAATTCTACTAATTCTTTAGCTACTTTCTTTTTTGATTTATCATCAATTTTTATAATTTTTTTAGCTTGCTCATAGAAGAAGCGTCTTTCAAAAAGATGCTTAGCAACAAATTCTGGAATTTGATCATCATCTAAAGAAGCTATTAAAGGTCTTTTACTTTTCTTTTTTATCAACCTTTTTACCATTGTAGGTACATTACCTTGTAAATAGATAGACATTGTATCGTTTTTATTAATTTCTTCCATATTATTCGCATAACACGGAGTTCCTCCACCCAAAGAAAGTATAAAATCTTCCTTTTTTGACAGTATTTGCTTTAAATATCTGTTCTCAATCAATCTAAAATAGATTTCTCCCTTTTCTTTAAAAATTTCTGAAATAGACATTTTTTCTTGGTCTATAATATAATCATCTAAGTCTATAAAACTCAAAGACAAATTTTTAGAAAGCATTTTACCAATACTTGATTTTCCAGATGCCATATATCCTAATAAAATAATTTTCACTTTTTTTATTTTTAGCAAATATCGATAAAATTTTTTCATTTTTATGCTTCAAATTCAAATGATAGGTAGTATATTTGCACCTCAATTAAAAAAAAGACCCGGTAGCTCAGTTGGTAGAGCATCTCCCTTTTAAGGAGATGGTCCTGGGTTCGAGCCCCAGCCTGGTCACTACAAAAAAGTTAAGCAGTAATTGCTTAACTTTTTTAGTTTTATTTAAAGCGCACGTGGCGGAATTGGTAGACGCGCCACCTTGAGGGGGTGGTATTCGCAAGGATGTGGAAGTTCGAATCTTCTCGTGCGCACTTTTTTTATAATTATTTTTACTTCTTCACAAAATATTAACCTTTCTATACACTTTTATACTTAATTTTGCAGTTATGCAAAGAAATCTAATAATTTTGTGCTTATTTATAAGTTTAAGCGCGTTCTCTCAAAAAGACAGTACACTTACTATTTTAAAAGGCCAAATTATACACGCCGAAACTAAACGTGCTTTAAGTGCGGCTCACGTTTTAAATTTAAATGCTGTTCTTGGTACAATTACAGATGATAAAGGTTTTTTTAAATTATCCGCAAAAGCAAATGACACAATTCTTGTTTCTTATCTTGGATTTTCATCAATAAAACTAAAAATTACTAATGATTTACTAAAAGGTAATGAATTAGAAATTGCACTTCATGAAAAACCTGAAGAAATTAAAGAGGTAATTATTAAATCTACACAATTAATTGGTGTCTTAGAAGTTGATGTAAAAATGGTACCAAAAGACAAATTTACAAGAATACATATTAATGGATTGCCACAAACTTATGAAGTTGGTAAACCACAAAGTAGAAACTACTCCTCTCCTATCGCAGCGTTATTTCAACCTGTAGATTTTCTATACAGCCTTTTCGGAAAAAAACCTAAACAACTTAAAAAGCTTCAAAAATTAAAAAAAGAAGACGATTTACGTAAAATGT
Protein-coding sequences here:
- a CDS encoding FKBP-type peptidyl-prolyl cis-trans isomerase gives rise to the protein MTKIKNILALIILATIVYACDESSSVYVDNFDYEGQALIDSDTLVKFLSNHYYDVTEDEVKLLVSGKTALIEDENLEQYDVVDNEIDYTFYYYTNRVGSPTVEKGYPTVMDSVLVKYEGKRIVNTDSISASFDKNNGLWLTLNSVIRGWTYGIPKFKGGDNITDNGPITYENGGKGILFLPSGLAYGPSGTTSILGSECLMFKIELYDFIKDTDHDNDGVASFFEDPDGDGDPRNDDTDLDGSPNYADADDDGDGILTINEDANSDGNPANDFSDPDNSTLADYLNSLIKVSN
- a CDS encoding RNA-binding S4 domain-containing protein — translated: MRIDKYLWCIRVFKTRSIATAACKKGQVKIENKSIKPSKEVFGNELILVRKNQINYQIKVLDLPESRVGAKIVDLYKKDVTPKEEFEKTELLKYSKDYYRKKGTGRPTKKDRRDIEGYQEDTEENL
- a CDS encoding phosphoribosyltransferase family protein, with translation MTTEKNIILNTLKVNQKIKRIAYQIYESNSNEKEVIIAGIVGNGYLFAEKLVEILKEISSLKVTICLVKINKKKPLAPITTTLTVADYKNKSLVLVDDVLNSGTTLIYGVKHFLEVPLKRFKTAVLVNRNHKKYPVKADFKGVSLSTSIKEHVHIDFTDKEINVYLI
- a CDS encoding shikimate kinase, with protein sequence MKIILLGYMASGKSSIGKMLSKNLSLSFIDLDDYIIDQEKMSISEIFKEKGEIYFRLIENRYLKQILSKKEDFILSLGGGTPCYANNMEEINKNDTMSIYLQGNVPTMVKRLIKKKSKRPLIASLDDDQIPEFVAKHLFERRFFYEQAKKIIKIDDKSKKKVAKELVEFLN
- a CDS encoding carboxypeptidase-like regulatory domain-containing protein — encoded protein: MQRNLIILCLFISLSAFSQKDSTLTILKGQIIHAETKRALSAAHVLNLNAVLGTITDDKGFFKLSAKANDTILVSYLGFSSIKLKITNDLLKGNELEIALHEKPEEIKEVIIKSTQLIGVLEVDVKMVPKDKFTRIHINGLPQTYEVGKPQSRNYSSPIAALFQPVDFLYSLFGKKPKQLKKLQKLKKEDDLRKMLAGNFDREVIMEYLEMDRQELTDLITDCNYSEYFIKKASDLQMIEAVLDCYENHKALKKGKIERNKLPVKN